The sequence below is a genomic window from Brevibacillus laterosporus.
TATGGCAGCTTCGATGATTAGCATCAAATATGGGGCGATGGGTCCAAGTATGTCTCCTGTAACAGCCTGTTCTATCGGAAATACAGCCATTGGGGAAGCACTGCGTCTGATCAAATTTGGGGGAGCTGACGTGGTTTTTGCAGGAGGTACGGAATCAGCTATTACGGAATTAGCTGTTGCTAGTTTTGGGAATGCCACTGCATTGTCTACTCGTAATGAACAGCCAGAACAAGCAAGTAGGCCATTTGATGCTGATCGCGACGGGTTTGTCATGGCTGAGGGCGCGGGTATCTTGATTCTAGAATCCTTATCACATGCGAAAAAAAGAAATGCTCGTATTTATGCTGAGGTTTTGGGTTATGGAGCTAGTTCTGATGCGTATCATATTGTAGCTACTCATCCAGATGGAAAGGGTGCCTACCAAGCCATGAAGCTAGCCTTAAAAGAAGCTGAAATTCAACCGGAGCAAGTGGATGTGATTAGCGCTCATGCTACCAGTACGGAGGTTGGCGATCGCTCGGAAACAGCGGCAATTAAGCGTCTTTTTGGAGAAAAGGCTTATCAAATTCCTGTGACAGCAAATAAATCAATGACCGGGCATATGCTAGGGGCAGCAAGTGCAGTGGAAGCTATCGCTT
It includes:
- the fabF gene encoding beta-ketoacyl-[acyl-carrier-protein] synthase II; the protein is MERVVITGMGVVTPIGNDVESFWSNLVQGTSGISYIDTFDTSKHKTKFAGLVKDFDAETIFGRKEARRIDRFSQLALVAAGQALEDSGLVLDQIDRERLGVYVGSGIGGIQIMLDQDHVLKERGPDRVSPLLVPMMIANMAASMISIKYGAMGPSMSPVTACSIGNTAIGEALRLIKFGGADVVFAGGTESAITELAVASFGNATALSTRNEQPEQASRPFDADRDGFVMAEGAGILILESLSHAKKRNARIYAEVLGYGASSDAYHIVATHPDGKGAYQAMKLALKEAEIQPEQVDVISAHATSTEVGDRSETAAIKRLFGEKAYQIPVTANKSMTGHMLGAASAVEAIALVKSLQEGIIPPTINQEKQDPVCDLDYVPNQARKADVKIGMSNSFGFGGHNAVIVLQSWDSKLF